AGTTATGGCTAAATATTACAATTACCTATGTTGAATCAAGTATATCGCACTAATGGATACTGTCTTGGAATATAAGGGACAAAATAATTATTCTACAATTCTAAGTTCCATTTCTGAGTTATAATTTGATATTTTTCATTGCTGTTTCTAATACGGTAAAGAATCATCTGATATAACAATACAAAACGCAGTATAAATGAATGATGCCAATAAATACACTAACAATATTCTTAATGAATATTTTTTATTGATATTGCCGCCATCCCGTGCCCTCCTATAATCATCTTGTGATCCTTATTGATAACCGGCTGAAATGACAACATTCGACAGGGTGTTGTTATTATTTTCTACATTCTTGATACATCACCCAGTCATATGTCTCTATAAGGCAGGGTGGATGAATGGGAGTTAAAGTACGACACACTTAGACCCCTGTCACCCCCTCTGATCATTTTTAAGAACGGCTGATCAGGAAAGTGTATATACCCGGCTCCAAGGTGGCGCCGCCTCGTCGTGCCCTTCAAACGTGCTATCACGTCTCGAGGACGTCATAGGCGTGATTATACACCCTGTAGGCATGTTCATACGCCGCGCTGTCCAGCAATAGCAGCCTGAGAATACCAAGAAGGGTAGAGTGAAGCCGACAGCTGATCAGGTTGCTATGATTACTATTAAAACAACGGAAAAGGCATAGATAGCGTTTTTCAAGTATGCGCTCGATATATTCCACATCACATAGGTAACAGCTAACTGGTGGCTATATTCTCACTGTTGTACTATAAGTATAGCAGGAGTACTTATTGACGATCTGATATAGAACTTTTTCGGGTAGCAGAGCAACCGTGTATCTTTCAGTGATTGGGCGAGTACGTACTTGGCCCACGCCCATGGGTGGTGCTTGGCACACTATATAAGCCTGGGCTTGGCAGTGAGCCCTCATACGCTCTAGTCTACCATCCAGACTATGGGCtgatcttttctttctttttgtttaaACCTTTTTGGTGGGATACTCAGCTGGAAACTGAATCTATGTTCTATCAGTCCAGTGAGTATAGATAGACAAATCTGCATTCCTAGCTAGTGTTGACGAAGATACTTTGCTAGATATTACAATAATGTCCTATCATTCTAGCAAGTATAGTTAGACTACCTGAAATACTAGCTAGCTAGCCGGCACCTTCTAGATGGACCAGTCAGCTATTTCTGATCAATACCATCTGATCAGCTATTATATCCAGGGGACTTCTATGCTTGCATATCAGATATAGGCCAGGCAATGTGGAGTATTATCATCTATACCGCATAGCTCATATTGAGACTCCTGTCGTGGAGCAAAGACAAGACTGGGCCAAAGTAGATAATTTCTAGCTATTCTAGACGGGCCTGTTAAATGAGAAAGAGAAGTCCTCTCTCTTCATAAGGGTTGGCTGTCTACCATACCTCCCAACAGCCATCATTAGATTGAGTGCATCCCACATGTTATTCACGCCGGGATCATTTTTATAATCTACGACTCTTGCGCGAATGTTCCTTACGCTGTGAATGACATTTGTGCGAGTCGGTGGTGAATAAAACAGTACAtctgagaaaaaaatgtattagtaGGCTCATGTTAGTTCCTGATGATCGTCTCAATccgcggagaaacgcgttgaagaAATTATGAACTGAGCATATAACTTTGATAATTATAAGTGCTACACATATCTTTGGTTGGCACTTCGTACATTGGAGTCTTCAGTAGTTTTGTGCTATATGCACTAACTGCTGTGAGCCTCTATGTACGTCTACTACGGAATTTCTTTATCTAGTGATTATATAGAAAGTAGCTCTCCCATGGCTACCACCCAGTGATATAATCCTATATACGCTGGGTATCCCTGTTTTTTGGGGGCCCATATCCTGACGTATGTTTGTATGTCCATATAGCAGTGTTCCCAACCCATCAGGGGGACTATATCTGCTCTCTTGTCCTTGAATGCTAGTTTGAGAGAAGTTTTCAGGTTTCTTTTGAAGTTGGTGGAGAGTCTGATGTGTTGGGCGCAGTGCAGGGGCattactataggggatgtggttgcacctgggcccaggagccctagggggcccataaggcctctcttctccacacagggatcccagtactatgaataaagcattatagttgggggccctgttacagattttgcattggggcccagaagcttcaagttacacctctggggtaGTGAGTTCCAAAGAATAGGTGACACACAGCAGAAATCTGGGAGATGATTATGTGAAAAGCAGAGAACAAGGTCTTGCGGAGACCGGAGGTTGCATATGGGGAGGTATCGGGATatttggtcagagatgtatggaggggatagGTTGTGGATAGTCTTCTATATCTTCATTGGTAATATCTTGAACTGGATTCTATATACAATAGGCAGCCAGTGAAAGAATTATCAGAGGGAAGAGGCAGAGGAGGAACGAGGGCAGAGGTAGATTAGCCAGGCATCAGGGTTGAGAATGAATTGAAGAGTAGAAGAGTGTTATTTGGGAGGCCACAGAGAAGGATGCTTCTGTAGACTAGTCGGTAGATGATAAGGGCATACATTATCATTTTTGTTGAGTAAAGAACGAATTTTAAGAAATGTTTTTAAAGTCTAACTTCTGCACACAGTCCACCACACAAAGTTTTTCAGTTAGGTTCCTGTGTTATCAGAGTGCAAGAATGGGTGCAAAAGCACAAATATTGATTCAAAGGGACAAGAACAACTTTTTAAATCCTAAGGCTGGAGGTCTCCTACAGTAGAACTCAGGTGAACATTTTCCTCTATTCTGATTGAATAATCTAAGAAATCACTGTGAAATCACATTTTATGAACAGTTCATAAAGGTGGGTCATCACTTCCTAGGTTTTAGCGTTACACTGCCTTTGCAATAATTAAAATGCTCATAAAGAAGACCATGCTAAAAAAGACCCACATGAAGAATCGATCCATCACCTTGGCCACCTTCTTCCACTCAATCCCCTTGGCACTAATTGATTTCTGTTCTCGGTACCAGTTAGTAATGTATTCAATGTTATTGGCCAGGGTTTTGTAGTGTATGCAGTGGTTACAATATGGAGGTTCTAAATCAGCCTTTTTTTCATCATTTCCGTTGAACTTTGATTGGATGTCAATGTCACATACAAAGTCTGTTCTTATAGAAAGGGGGCGCTTCAATGTGTTATACACCTCCGGTTCTTTCTCGTAATCATCATATGAGTGAACACTGTCCTGAGAAATGCTGTCGCAATCATCTTGGGATGTGGTGCAGTTCTCACCAACATCatatacaaaaaatattttagaCATGTAGTCAAGTATGATGACCCTGGCCCAGTGAGGGATGGGCTTTGCTTCAGCTCCGCAAAGATGTATGTTCATGATGATGATGGTCAGAGCTGTAGATGCTGTGATCATAGTCATGGTAGCTATATAATATTTGCCTACAATATGGGAAATAAAAGACATAATGGTTTATTTCACATTTAAGTTAACACTATTTGAAAACAGAATAACACTATTGCtaaccattatatgacttgtatatgacttgtatatggcatttttcaccagttttcccctcggCAGTCTCCATCTCTAATTCGCTGAGCTGGTGATTGTAGACTAATTGCTATGATGTACGCCATATACTGCACTCATAGAAgagcagattttcttctccatctctctgtagcacaccctcataaATAATAGCAGCATTGaagacagtgtacagcagtactgagcagtgtaatgGTGATTTCAATAGCTGTGAGACAGTAATCACTCAATATTATCTACAGCCATCTTTTTATGTGAGACTCACTGTCTCTGTCTCCATCCAGCAGCTCCCTTTTCCTCTCTGTAGACTTCTATAGGAAGCATGGGACAACTGCAAGCACAGACaaccccctccttcctcctccctatTTTCTTTAGTCTGTCTTGGTGTctttgttactagagacagatttcacatgacaacaggcaatagacagcaaattagaagggagGGAGACCATAATAGTCAgccctttagagggatttttcagcacaaaaacatcattttaggtaaagtgatttacacttttgctaattatcacattgGCTTTCACATAAACACAAGTTACGTATTCACAGAGGAGGCAGTACCGAAAGAAAGTCTCCAAATTATATAGTAAAGCCCTATCACAGAGGTGACTTTTAAAAGAAAGATAAGTTTATTAGGaatttctttaaaaataaaacgtATAAGGGCACAACAAATGACGAAAACGTTTAAAAATGTACTGTATATCAGGACAAATATAACGCAGTTGCTCAAAAATAGAGGGTCCACCGGCGCAGATGTTGTGGTCCTAGGGCATTCTCGTGGAACCACAAGTCATAAAGCGTCGTGGCCTAATACGAGAGCTTTATTTGAATCCACTTTTGTCCTATCCTGAAAAATTGGTATCAGGATGGGCACAATATATTATGGATCAAGCTCTAGAAAAAAGCATCAATTCTTCAACTATAGATTAATCCTAATATGATGCAGAGACCCAAAAAGCTCCAATCGTTTATACTCAATATTTGCTTGTTCTTGCTCGAGACCCAAAAACTCTAATCTCTGCTCGTTTTTGCTCGCTTGTTTTTGCTCGAGACCCAAAAACTCTAATAGTTTTTACAATATCTGCTCATttttgctcaacgcgtttccccactacgttgtgtggatcatcaggagcattggaGAATAAGGGAAGTCCCAATCGACTCAAATGACAAGAAATTCAATGTCCTGGCAGTATATCAATAAGGAGGAGGTAACTGTTTCAGCAGGCTTTTGCGAAAAGAACGTAGCATAGTCAAAATCTCTACTGATGGATCCTTACTGCTGTCATAACCCAGAGCATACGGCTAGAGTGTCCCCTAAAGATAATGGTGGACTATTAAGCCGATGTCTTGGAAATATTGCTTTAGACAGAGCCTGGGATACAGAGAGATCTTGAGATTTTCTCCAAGTCCTATCCACTGATCTTGGATATGGAATAACCTTATATGCATGTTCCCTTTGGGAAATTTCTAAGAAGCAGCTTGGGAATGGGCCAGCAGTTTTGTATACTTTAGGTGGGGACACTCTAGCCGTATGCTCTGGGTTATGACAGCAGTAAGGATCCATCAGTAGAGATTTTGACTATGCTACGCTCTTTTCGCAAAAGCCTACTGAAACAGTTACCTCCTCCTTATTGATATACTGCCAGGACATTGAATTTCTTGTCATTTGAGTCGATTGGGACTTCCCTTATTCtccaatgctcctgatgatccacacaacgtagtggggaaacgcgttgagaaaAAACGAGCAGATATTGTAAAAACGATTAGAGTTTTTGGGTCTCGAGCAAGAACAAGCAAATATTGAGTATAAACGATTGGAGCTTTTTGGGTCTCTGCATCATATTGAGCACTTAAGACCCACAAAATTAGTGCTTATATCCTGCCGATCCTATCCTATCCTCTCATGAATTTGGAGAACCTGTCGAGTCCCGTATTAAATTTGGGGGTGCTCGGTTACAGGTCAGAGACTTAGCATTGAGGTTAAGCACAAGAAAATCCTATAACTCAATAAAAACACAGTTGCATGTATTAGATTCATTGTTAATCTCGGAGCTATTACATAACAGTAATTAGCCTGAGGATTAATCTATAGTTGAAGAATTGATGCTTTTTTCTAGAGCTTGATCCATAATATATTGTGCCCATCCTGATACCAATTTTTCAGGATAGGACAAAAGTGGATTCAAATAAAGCTCTCGTATTAGGCCACGACGCTTTATGACTTGTGGTTCCACGAGAATGCCCTAGGACCACAACATCTGCGCCGGTGGACCCTCTATTTTTGAGCAATTGCGTTATATTTGTCCTGATATACAGTACATTTTTAAACGTTTTCGTCATTTGTTGTGCCCTTATacgttttatttttaaagaaattCCTAATAAACTTATCTTTCTTTTAAAAGTCACCTCTGTGATAGGGCTAAACACAAGTTACAAATTAAGAGATTGAGAAAAGGGGCGTTAGagtggtgagaccccaccaatcttttttttttcacctatcctacagataggtgataaaagtgatttctggtaaaacccctttaactttttgtcACACTAATGACTATAATTATGGGCTAAGAAATTTGTTTCTATTCGTGAAATAAGTCGTAGTACTTGGCTCCAACGAATTGTAAGGGGCCCCAATAAAAACATTATTGATATACTTAGAACTTACCTATCAATGGAACACTTTCGGAAGGAGGCATGCTTTCTGCTACCATTAATTGAAAGACAGTAAGAGCCAACAAAACCGTCACACCCAAGGAAACCTTTTCCCCTGAGTCTGCAGGAAGATAGAAACCTAGTGGAGCCAGAAAAGATATCATGACGCAGGGTATCAACAAGTTGAAAATATAGAAAGAAGATCTCCTCTTTAGGATCACCGTGAAGGTGACATCAGGATAAGGTTCTGAGCAGCAGCCATAAGTGATGACGTTCCTCACTGCCGGCATACCGTGCATCTCCCATTCCACATTTTCCACAAAGTCCGAGAGGTCTCCAGTGTCCATACCATTTATAATGTCCACCTGATTACCATTATATGTCCACGAGCCAAAGGTCAGGTTACATTCTTGGTTGTCAAAGGGGAAATAGGAGACGTCCACTACACAGGAACTTTTGGTTATAGCTGGAGCATCCCATGTGATTTTTCCATCATAACGGAGGACGACATTTGTATTCACTGGCTCAGAAAATTCATCATCTGCCCTATTGAACGAAAGCAGTAAAAGACAGGTATGTATCTCTATGTTCAGTGAATCTGAAGTCTTCATCAGTATCGAGAAAGAAAACAATGGTCTTCTATATCAAAGACAGAGTCTATGTGGAACATCGAGTGCAATTATTGGCACTGGAGCGCATGGATACTACCAACAGAACATTCGCCAAGGTGTGAACACCATCACATCTGACGAGTAGTTTTCTGTTATGGGCTTTCTTATGACCATGAAGGCATCTATGGGTAGCTTGCATTAGGCTATTAAAGGTGATGTTATTACCCtgccattcatatatatataagaaacaaaaaaaatcaatactattCTTGCAGTCCACTTACTTGTTATATAGTACTATGTCTGGTCTCCATACCATGTTGCTTGGAATACGAATTGAATCCAGACCATCATATTCATCTTTGTCCCATGTCAAGTAGGCATCATACCAGCTTTGCCTAATCCATATGTACGCTGTTAATATCTGATTTCTTTCATCCTGCAAAAAGTTCAATGGAAAGAAAGATTTAACCCCTTTCTACTATAACCAGTCAAtgacacagcatttttttttcatttccctcttcgaagatccataacatttttatttttccgtagacATAACCCTAAGACTTGTCTttatgggatgagttgtattttagtggaaccattttggggtacataatttATTAAGAAAAAAGTTCCATGATAGTTCACTTTTTTCATGGCATTTCtctagcatgtaaaggatatgttAACTGGGTGCCAAAACGATGATAGCAACATCAAATGATAAATAAAGAAAAACTTATGTTTTACTACCGTTACACAGTTAAAACCTCATTCAGGCAGTCcttttagttctttttttttttcctcatgtggtataaatatacTCTGCAGGTAACATAGTGTTTAGCGGGTGAGGTTGAAAAGAAGACATAcagtatgtccatctagttcagccagttACCTCCCAAtgaagatccagaggaaggggaaataatccacatgaggtagaagccaattttcctcatgttaaaggaaaaagttccttcccagctccaatctggcaatcagttgATCCCTGGATCAAGAACCCTTCTGAAGTTTGACTGGCTAGACAACCTAGTCACCTTTTTTTGGTAGGCCTAGATTTTTTCAGGGTCTGTGGGCTTCATGCAGAAGGTGGAGGCTGTGGCCATTGTCACAGTCTCGGAAGGCTGATACTAATGGTATTTTGGAGCCATGTGTCTCCATCTCCCACTCCCTCTGATAGCGGTAGCTCCCATGCATTCACCTTCTGTGCTTCCTACTAACAGCGGTGCTGTCGTAACGGCAACCTACATAGCTGGGTGTTTACAGTCTGGACTCTAGCGGACCTTGACATTCAACTAGGTCACCTGCTAGAGGGCCCCAGCTCTTTTAAGTTTCATTCCCTCTTTCTGAtggtgctgatgtcactgctagctCACCTACTCTACTCGTCTCTCTTCTAAGCAGGATGCGCTATCGGGTGGAAGTTCTTTGTCATCAAAAGAAGGTTGTTATCATCCTGTTGCATGTTACCTCACTGTATGTGGTATCTTGGTCTGTCTTGATGAAGTCTAGTCCCATAGGACAAGCCAGTCACAATTCGCAAATTTACCTCTCTAGTGGCATTCTTCAGTCGCCCTCTGCTCTCTGCTGGTGCTCCTGCCATCACAGGTGAATCCTTGGGTTTCCGGGGTGGGTTTCCTGCACTCGTGCTGCTTCACGGCAGTGCAGGGCTACTGTGCCAGAGACATCATATGTTCAGGCTGTGTTACGGCACATATTTCTCAGACAATGGGTGCCTCATTGGAAGCTCCTCAGCGGGAGCCTTTATCACGTTGTGGGGATGGGTTTGTTTTCTCAGGCCCCTTATGCTCCATCTCTGAGCATGGTGGATGCCTAGACACCCATTAACACTAGTCTCAGTTAAAGAGCTGATTACGCTTCTTTACACGTGCGTCTTCTTATATGTTCAACTCTTGCAGCTAGCTTCAGAGACCATACATATAAAGCAACTTACAGTGTTTGGCTAAATGCACTGCAGACCAATGGACCACCATCTCTGGTGTCAAATTGCACAATGCCTTTTGCTAAGCAAAGACATGTAACAAAAGACATGGCCCAGAAATCAAAGAATTTTGCTTCAATACTCACCACATCTTTGATCTGAGATAATGTGATCTGGAGGGTAACATTTAATGCTCTGTCAGTATCTTCCACTGGTCTCAAAGCATTAGAATAATCTTCAAATAAATCTCGAAATAACATCTGGGCGAATTTTCCTTTTGCTGACTC
The sequence above is a segment of the Eleutherodactylus coqui strain aEleCoq1 chromosome 7, aEleCoq1.hap1, whole genome shotgun sequence genome. Coding sequences within it:
- the CHRNA9 gene encoding neuronal acetylcholine receptor subunit alpha-9, whose translation is MGGEDPHQLKTGSTCQKSDEMLSHKNFKNRILSPSHLEDASHAQEYGDNWKTHPARQPRKEDGFVVSKDNRKINTGGGGTPVGKYITSVWPIYSAQCILQSAESAKGKFAQMLFRDLFEDYSNALRPVEDTDRALNVTLQITLSQIKDVDERNQILTAYIWIRQSWYDAYLTWDKDEYDGLDSIRIPSNMVWRPDIVLYNKADDEFSEPVNTNVVLRYDGKITWDAPAITKSSCVVDVSYFPFDNQECNLTFGSWTYNGNQVDIINGMDTGDLSDFVENVEWEMHGMPAVRNVITYGCCSEPYPDVTFTVILKRRSSFYIFNLLIPCVMISFLAPLGFYLPADSGEKVSLGVTVLLALTVFQLMVAESMPPSESVPLIGKYYIATMTMITASTALTIIIMNIHLCGAEAKPIPHWARVIILDYMSKIFFVYDVGENCTTSQGERTGGFNGNDEKKADLEPPYCNHCIHYKTLANNIEYITNWYREQKSISAKGIEWKKVAKVMDRFFMWVFFSMVFFMSILIIAKAV